The Nocardioides campestrisoli genome includes a window with the following:
- a CDS encoding S8 family serine peptidase: MGVIATSALLFSLAPLTGSANAAPTDPAQPGEAAAPSSEQGFTGAKAEKGTVMSLGAPGKAETYIVQLDQPAVPSRETADGARAQDAPSASGYRAELVEEQADLRSSIRRITGAAPRVTHTYTEAANGLAVRLTRAQARQVADLDGVAAVHVDEERQLQTDVGPEWIGAPGIWDGTDTPAGVEGSKGEGVIVGILDSGLNPANPSFHDVGADGYDHTNPWGAGTYVGMCDPTSSVFVADWGCNDKLIGYWNLTTDGSRYDDDGHGTHTGSTTAGNVVDATTYAGEGTEFEFSTTERIKGVAPHANVIGYDVCDGGCPMSAILAGIDQAITDGVDVINYSIGSAAPSDPWSDPDAIGFLNARAAGIHVATSAGNAGPGAETLGSPGDVPWITTVGATQHNRQWQAAVTDLTAQGGATHPDIEGVAFAKASDGAFPVVDATTLGDPLCTAAGLGNVDLTGKIVLCTRGGNGRVEKGGVVAGLGAEGMILANDQASGDSLNADPHELPAVHITYADAQELRTWLASVTNPQAELSGGQRYVGDDVADIMAAFSSRGPNRAVSMISPSVSAPGVDILAADGADNEVSWGFISGTSMASPHTAGALALLKGVQPDWTPAEAQSALMTTAVTEIKDNDGTDADWHDMGSGRVDLTKAAKAGFVLDESAADYLAADPAEGGDVRALNIASMADNECLSNCEWTRTLTGTATGAGTWTVSTESFSPELTVSVAQESLALTAGGEANLTVTAELASSAGTDTWLYGTVVLTPPAGSSAPEAHLPVAVLPSSGVLPSSIDITTRRDAGSQVTDGLQAIELDSLKVTASGLVPESTQSISVPEDQTNTDPYNGDGTTVVRVDVPQGATRLLTSLRETTAPDFDMFVGRGEVSAANEVCSSASGGSAERCEVANPEAGSWWILVQNWEATTAGGSDTAVVATAVVAGDAGNLRAEGPTGPIEAGTPFSIRTFWDEDAMEAGQTWYGSLTLGAAPGTDGHVGVVPVTVRRVEDDVTRTADVERAAPGETITYTVDIAPNVSQEDLTYTLTETLPEGTTYVEGSATGGATYADGKVTWEGELESTFGDVGGYEATTSVNDPSCVHPYSGEQEYFDLASAGLRPSATVTGNDSAFTAFSDVTFGFYGKQYQGLTFTDDGYLVYDHAANWSGATAPGTPQTLPDVEKPNNLAAALWRDMAVRYDAAAGSGVTLASTGSLRFVEYDDMRAVDGTGGSLDLQVVAQVGSNDLVFAYDNVTGDLGNVTVGTENATGTDATTLINNAPAAGTIRNDLLVCMTYAVPQAEGASFAYQVTVDPDVVNRDVLTSTLVHTTSDPGAKPVTDTVGVEVKGAKERSSTALAVSPSQITTGGTLEATATVVAPVAAKPTGTVEFLVNGAKAGEGTLDANGSVRAKLTAPAQAGTYPVVARYLGDAGTHGSTSAPTNVVVTAPGQQPPAKVKASIGIKTPKQVKVRSKATKQVKVEVDAPGVTPTGKVAVVVKGAGRTKTYRVTLSAAGKAKVKLPRYRRAGKVTVTVTYRGDAAVESATARKTFQVKNKKR, encoded by the coding sequence GTGGGGGTCATCGCGACCTCCGCACTGCTCTTCTCCCTTGCGCCCCTCACCGGGTCCGCCAACGCCGCCCCCACCGACCCGGCCCAGCCGGGCGAGGCGGCCGCCCCGTCCAGCGAGCAGGGCTTCACCGGTGCCAAGGCGGAGAAGGGCACGGTGATGTCGCTGGGCGCACCGGGCAAGGCCGAGACCTACATCGTCCAGCTCGACCAGCCGGCCGTCCCCTCGCGCGAGACCGCCGACGGCGCCCGCGCCCAGGACGCCCCCTCGGCGTCGGGCTACCGCGCCGAGCTCGTGGAGGAGCAGGCCGACCTGCGCTCCTCGATCCGCCGGATCACCGGCGCCGCGCCGCGGGTCACCCACACCTACACCGAGGCCGCCAACGGCCTCGCGGTCCGGCTGACCCGCGCCCAGGCGCGCCAGGTCGCCGACCTCGACGGCGTCGCCGCGGTGCACGTCGACGAGGAGCGCCAGCTCCAGACCGACGTCGGCCCCGAGTGGATCGGCGCCCCCGGCATCTGGGACGGCACCGACACCCCGGCAGGGGTCGAGGGCTCGAAGGGCGAGGGCGTGATCGTCGGCATCCTCGACAGCGGCCTCAACCCGGCCAACCCGTCCTTCCACGACGTGGGCGCGGACGGCTACGACCACACCAACCCGTGGGGCGCCGGCACCTACGTCGGCATGTGTGACCCGACGAGCTCCGTCTTCGTCGCCGACTGGGGCTGCAACGACAAGCTCATCGGCTACTGGAACCTCACCACCGACGGCAGCAGGTACGACGACGACGGCCACGGCACCCACACCGGCAGCACCACGGCCGGCAACGTGGTCGACGCCACGACGTACGCCGGTGAGGGCACCGAGTTCGAGTTCTCCACCACCGAGCGGATCAAGGGCGTCGCCCCGCACGCCAACGTCATCGGCTACGACGTCTGCGACGGCGGCTGCCCGATGAGCGCCATCCTGGCCGGCATCGACCAGGCGATCACCGACGGCGTCGACGTCATCAACTACTCCATCGGCAGCGCGGCCCCCTCCGACCCGTGGAGCGACCCGGACGCCATCGGCTTCCTCAACGCCCGCGCCGCGGGCATCCACGTCGCCACCTCCGCGGGCAACGCGGGACCGGGCGCCGAGACGCTGGGCAGCCCCGGCGACGTCCCCTGGATCACCACCGTGGGCGCCACCCAGCACAACCGCCAGTGGCAGGCCGCGGTCACCGACCTCACCGCCCAGGGCGGCGCGACCCACCCCGACATCGAGGGTGTGGCCTTCGCCAAGGCCTCGGACGGCGCCTTCCCAGTCGTCGACGCCACCACGCTCGGTGACCCGCTGTGTACCGCCGCCGGGCTCGGCAACGTCGACCTGACCGGCAAGATCGTGCTCTGCACCCGCGGCGGCAACGGCCGCGTCGAGAAGGGCGGCGTCGTCGCCGGCCTCGGAGCCGAGGGCATGATCCTCGCCAACGACCAGGCCAGCGGTGACTCCCTCAACGCCGACCCGCACGAGCTCCCGGCCGTGCACATCACCTACGCCGACGCCCAGGAGCTGCGTACCTGGCTGGCCAGCGTCACCAACCCGCAGGCCGAGCTCTCCGGCGGCCAGCGGTACGTCGGCGACGACGTCGCCGACATCATGGCGGCGTTCTCCAGCCGCGGGCCCAACCGTGCGGTCTCGATGATCAGCCCCTCGGTCTCTGCCCCGGGCGTGGACATCCTGGCGGCCGACGGCGCCGACAACGAGGTCAGCTGGGGCTTCATCTCCGGCACCTCGATGGCCAGCCCGCACACCGCCGGTGCGCTGGCGCTGCTCAAGGGCGTCCAGCCCGACTGGACCCCCGCCGAGGCGCAGTCCGCGCTGATGACCACCGCGGTCACCGAGATCAAGGACAACGACGGCACCGACGCCGACTGGCACGACATGGGCTCGGGCCGGGTGGACCTGACCAAGGCGGCCAAGGCCGGCTTCGTGCTCGACGAGTCCGCTGCCGACTACCTGGCCGCAGACCCGGCCGAGGGCGGCGACGTCCGCGCCCTCAACATCGCCAGCATGGCCGACAACGAGTGCCTGTCGAACTGCGAGTGGACCAGGACCCTGACCGGCACCGCGACCGGCGCCGGCACTTGGACGGTCAGCACCGAGAGCTTCTCCCCCGAGCTGACCGTCTCGGTCGCGCAGGAGAGCCTGGCGCTGACCGCAGGCGGCGAGGCCAACCTCACGGTGACCGCCGAGCTCGCGTCGAGCGCGGGCACGGACACGTGGCTCTACGGCACCGTGGTGCTCACCCCGCCGGCCGGCTCCTCGGCCCCCGAGGCGCACCTGCCGGTGGCCGTCCTGCCTTCGTCGGGCGTGCTGCCCTCGTCGATCGACATCACCACCCGTCGTGACGCCGGCTCGCAGGTGACCGACGGTCTCCAGGCGATCGAGCTGGACTCGCTCAAGGTCACGGCCTCCGGCCTGGTCCCCGAGAGCACCCAGTCGATCAGCGTCCCCGAGGACCAGACCAACACCGACCCCTACAACGGCGACGGCACCACCGTCGTCCGGGTCGACGTCCCTCAGGGCGCCACCCGGCTGCTGACCAGCCTGCGGGAGACCACCGCGCCGGACTTCGACATGTTCGTCGGTCGCGGTGAGGTCTCGGCTGCCAACGAGGTCTGCTCCAGCGCCAGCGGCGGTTCCGCCGAGCGGTGCGAGGTCGCCAACCCGGAGGCCGGCAGCTGGTGGATCCTGGTGCAGAACTGGGAGGCCACCACGGCCGGCGGGTCCGACACCGCCGTCGTGGCCACCGCGGTGGTCGCCGGCGACGCCGGCAACCTGCGCGCCGAGGGCCCGACTGGGCCGATCGAGGCGGGCACGCCGTTCAGCATCCGCACCTTCTGGGACGAGGACGCGATGGAGGCCGGCCAGACCTGGTACGGCTCCCTCACGCTCGGCGCTGCCCCCGGCACCGACGGCCACGTCGGCGTCGTGCCGGTGACGGTCCGCCGGGTCGAGGACGACGTCACCCGGACCGCGGACGTCGAGCGGGCCGCCCCGGGCGAGACGATCACCTACACGGTCGACATCGCGCCCAACGTGTCGCAGGAGGACCTGACCTACACCCTCACCGAGACCCTGCCCGAGGGCACGACGTACGTCGAGGGCTCCGCCACCGGCGGGGCGACGTACGCCGACGGCAAGGTCACCTGGGAGGGCGAGCTCGAGAGCACCTTCGGTGACGTCGGCGGCTACGAGGCCACCACGTCGGTCAACGACCCGTCGTGCGTCCACCCGTACAGCGGGGAGCAGGAGTACTTCGACCTGGCATCCGCCGGCTTGAGGCCCTCGGCGACGGTGACCGGGAACGACTCGGCGTTCACCGCGTTCTCGGACGTCACGTTCGGGTTCTACGGCAAGCAGTACCAGGGCCTGACGTTCACCGACGACGGCTACCTGGTCTACGACCACGCGGCCAACTGGTCCGGTGCCACCGCGCCGGGCACGCCGCAGACCTTGCCGGACGTGGAGAAGCCGAACAACCTCGCAGCGGCGCTGTGGCGGGACATGGCTGTCCGCTACGACGCGGCGGCGGGCTCGGGTGTCACGCTGGCCAGCACCGGATCCCTCCGGTTCGTGGAGTACGACGACATGCGGGCCGTGGACGGCACCGGCGGCAGCCTGGACCTCCAGGTCGTCGCGCAGGTCGGCAGCAACGACCTGGTGTTCGCCTACGACAACGTCACCGGTGACCTGGGCAACGTGACGGTGGGCACGGAGAACGCCACCGGCACCGACGCCACGACGCTGATCAACAACGCGCCGGCGGCCGGCACCATCCGGAACGACCTGCTGGTCTGCATGACCTACGCCGTTCCTCAGGCCGAGGGCGCGTCCTTCGCCTACCAGGTGACGGTCGACCCGGACGTGGTCAACCGCGACGTGCTCACCAGCACGCTCGTGCACACCACGTCCGACCCGGGTGCGAAGCCGGTCACCGACACCGTCGGTGTCGAGGTCAAGGGCGCGAAGGAGCGGTCGTCTACCGCCCTGGCGGTCTCCCCGTCGCAGATCACCACGGGCGGCACGCTCGAGGCGACGGCCACCGTCGTCGCCCCGGTCGCGGCCAAGCCGACCGGCACCGTGGAGTTCCTGGTCAACGGCGCGAAGGCCGGCGAGGGAACCCTCGACGCCAACGGCTCCGTGCGGGCGAAGCTGACCGCGCCCGCCCAAGCCGGCACCTACCCGGTGGTGGCTCGCTACCTCGGTGACGCCGGGACCCACGGCAGCACCTCGGCGCCGACCAACGTCGTGGTGACCGCGCCCGGCCAGCAGCCGCCGGCCAAGGTGAAGGCCAGCATCGGCATCAAGACGCCGAAGCAGGTCAAGGTCCGCAGCAAGGCGACCAAGCAGGTCAAGGTCGAGGTCGACGCTCCCGGCGTCACCCCGACC